In Oryza brachyantha chromosome 2, ObraRS2, whole genome shotgun sequence, a single window of DNA contains:
- the LOC102717407 gene encoding E3 ubiquitin-protein ligase At1g63170-like, which produces MHALRMEQTPGVSGEHIIDIPRDSGPSASTSSVPRENPGESNPVDRPPTRALVPALQAPSAVGAPNAGHSSGARRSDNYVRRHRSPLNSGLWISIEVLVNLSQIVAAIVVLSLSRKEHPQAPLFEWVIGYTVGCFATLPHLYWRYIHRNIVNGENESAHTHQGSSQNNSTEAAPSASERRRNAARNAVLANPRINALFDHFKMALDCFFAVWFVVGNVWIFGGRSSAADAPNLYRLCIVFLTFSCIGYAMPFILCAMICCCLPCIISVMGFREDTNNTRGATSESINSLPTYKFKTKKRRHGNEAEGQDGGIVAAGTDKERSLSAEDAVCCICLAKYAHNDELRELPCTHCFHKECVDKWLKINALCPLCKSEIASSSGTSDTRRPNQTDIPVQEIEMH; this is translated from the exons ATGCACGCTTTGAGGATGGAACAGACTCCAGGTGTTAGTGGCGAACACATAATTGATATTCCAAGGGATAGTGGTCCATCTGCTTCAACATCTAGTGTTCCTAGAGAAAACCCTGGAGAATCAAATCCTGTTGATAGACCTCCAACCAGAGCGCTAGTGCCTGCTTTGCAGGCACCATCAGCAGTAGGTGCACCTAATGCAGGACATAGTTCAGGTGCTAGAAGAAGTGATAACTATGTCCGCCGGCACAGAAGCCCTTTGAATTCTGGACTCTGGATTTCTATAGAAGTTCTTGTCAATTTGAGCCAAATTGTAGCTGCTATTGTTGTGCTTTCTCTTTCGAGAAAGGAACACCCACAAGCTCCACTATTCGAGTGGGTCATAGGTTATACAGTTGGTTGTTTTGCCACACTACCCCATCTTTATTGGCGCTATATACACCGCAATATTGTCAATGGTGAAAATGAGTCAGCACATACGCATCAAGGCTCATCCCAGAACAATTCAACTGAGGCTGCTCCAAGTGCATCAGAGCGTCGAAGGAATGCTGCACGAAATGCAGTACTCGCTAATCCAAG GATTAATGCACTGTTTGATCACTTCAAGATGGCCTTGGATTGTTTCTTTGCTGTGTGGTTCGTCGTAGGAAACGTGTGGATATTTGGAGGACGTTCTTCTGCTGCGGATGCTCCAAACTTGTACAg GTTATGTATTGTGTTCCTCACCTTTAGTTGTATTGGGTATGCCATGCCTTTCATCCTCTGTGCAATGATATGCTGCTGTCTACCCTGCATCATATCTGTTATGGGATTTAGAGAAGATACAAATAATACAAGAGGGGCTACCTCAGAATCCATCAATTCTCTTCCAACATACAAATTCAAAACCAAGAAACGCCGCCATGGAAATGAAGCTGAAGGCCAAGATGGTGGGATAGTGGCTGCAGGGACCGACAAGGAGCGGTCACTCTCTGCTGAAGATGCT GTTTGCTGTATCTGTCTTGCAAAGTATGCACATAATGATGAGCTTCGTGAACTTCCCTGCACACATTGTTTCCACAAGGAATGTGTTGATAAATGGCTGAAGATAAATGCGCTTTGTCCATTGTGCAAATCTGAGATAGCGAGCTCATCTGGAACATCTGATACTCGTCGTCCTAACCAGACAGATATTCCAGTGCAGGAGATTGAAATGCACTAG
- the LOC102717682 gene encoding glutamate receptor 2.7-like encodes MARRLLERSASSSSSSLFLILLFPLLAAALVVVTAQRNAPPVASVRVGVILTAGSPIGVRRRTGLQMAAEDYYAAHPGSATRVELHFRDSAAGDVLASASAAVDLIKNVQVQAIIGPPTSAEAEFVVHVGSHSHVPVLSYSATSPALSPVQTPFFVRTAVNDSFQAAPVAAVLDAFSWRAAAVVYEDSPYGSGILPSLADALQGVGAKITDRTAVPADATDDRLDALLYRLDAMPTRVFVVHMLYDVAGRFFRRAKMLGMMSKGYIWVATDGVATFMDRFSPEEVDTMQGVVSLRPYVQETDAVKNFSARFKARLRRDYPAVDDVREPTALRFWAYDTVWAIAAAAEEAGVASPAFQTPQTRMPLTDLDRLGVSATGAALLRSVLNTTFDGLAGKFRLVDGQLQPPAYEVVNILGRGPRTVGFWTPESGITQDLNAGSAARTLKQILWPGEPRETPKGWTVSPTGKPLRVDVPTKRGFTQFLDVGNVTLTGNRNITGYCIDMFDEVMKIMPYPVSYEYVPYPESSESYEKLVDQVSTQKADVVVGDVTITASRMEEVDFTMPFTESGWSMVVAVQKETSTSMWIFLQPLTTSLWLTSLAFFCFTGFVVWVIEHRINDEFRGTPWQQFGLIFYFAFSTLVFSHKEKLESNLSRFVVIIWVFVVLILTSSYTASLTSMLTVQKLQPTVTDVRELLRRGDYIGYQEGTFIVPLLEKMGFEGRMRSYSTADQYADALSKGSANGGVAAIFDEIPYLKLFLSQYCDGFTMVGPIYKTDGFGFVFPRGSPMVADVSRAILTLAETEKMAQIEKKWFGEPGACQSQGSAVGSSNLSFRSFGGLFLITGVVSTAMLLIYLATFFYREREKLRAAEAAAISGASGSGSPSIRRLRAWARHYDQRDPKSRTFKRSIDESVRNGSEYGNRTPRWGDESPFNGAGAGGDAGRIPEDAVVGMSPFSVSVSTSSERNNNAVSPPPTPGDMPASEFDGSFERGAVAGTSQPR; translated from the exons ATGGCGAGGCGGCTGCTTGAGCGCtcggcttcctcctcctcttcctccctcttcctcatcctcctcttcccgctgctggcggcggcgctggtggtGGTCACGGCCCAGCGGAAtgcgccgccggtggcgagCGTCCGCGTCGGGGTGATCCTCACCGCGGGGTCGCCGATCGGGGTGAGGCGGCGAACCGGGTTAcagatggcggcggaggactacTACGCGGCGCACCCGGGCTCGGCGACGAGGGTGGAGCTCCATTTCAGGGACTCCGCGGCGGGGGACGTCCTCGCCTCCGCTTCCGCCG CGGTGGACCTGATCAAGAACGTGCAGGTGCAGGCCATCATCGGGCCACCGACATCAGCAGAGGCGGAGTTCGTCGTCCACGTCGGCAGCCACTCCCACGTCCCTGTTCTCTCCTACtccgccacctcgccggcgctcTCCCCGGTGCAGACGCCGTTCTTCGTGCGCACCGCCGTCAATGACTCCTTCCAGgccgcgcccgtcgccgccgtcctcgacgCCTTCAgctggcgcgcggcggccgtcgtGTACGAGGACTCGCCCTACGGGAGCGGCATCCTCCCgtccctcgccgacgcgctgcAGGGCGTCGGCGCCAAGATCACGGACCGCACGGCGGTGCCGGCCGACGCCACCGACGACCGCCTCGACGCGCTGCTGTACCGCCTCGACGCCATGCCCACGCGCGTGTTCGTCGTGCACATGCTCTACGATGTCGCCGGGAGGTTCTTCCGCCGGGCAAAGATGCTCGGCATGATGTCCAAGGGCTACATCTGGGTGGCcaccgacggcgtcgccaccttcATGGACAGGTTCTCCCCCGAGGAAGTGGACACGATGCAGGGCGTGGTCAGCCTCCGGCCTTACGTGCAGGAGACGGACGCCGTCAAGAACTTCTCGGCGCGGTTCAAGGCGAGGTTACGCCGGGATTACCCCGCCGTCGACGATGTCCGTGAACCGACCGCCCTGCGGTTCTGGGCGTACGACACGGTGTGGGcgatcgccgcggcggcggaggaggccggcgtcgCCAGCCCGGCGTTCCAGACGCCGCAGACGAGGATGCCACTGACAGACCTGGACAGGCTCGGCGTGTCTGCCACCGGCGCGGCGCTCCTCAGGTCCGTCCTGAACACGACGTTCGACGGGCTCGCCGGCAAGTTCAGGCTCGTCGACGGGCAGCTGCAGCCGCCGGCGTACGAGGTCGTGAACATCCTCGGCAGAGGCCCCAGGACGGTGGGGTTCTGGACGCCGGAGTCCGGGATCACGCAGGACCTGAACGCCGGCAGCGCCGCCAGGACGCTGAAGCAGATCCTCTGGCCCGGAGAGCCGCGCGAAACCCCGAAAGGCTGGACCGTGTCGCCGACCGGGAAGCCGCTTCGTGTCGACGTGCCGACGAAGCGAGGCTTCACGCAGTTCCTCGACGTCGGCAACGTGACGTTAACCGGGAACCGAAACATCACGGGCTACTGCATCGACATGTTCGACGAGGTCATGAAGATTATGCCCTATCCGGTGAGCTACGAGTACGTGCCCTACCCCGAGAGCTCGGAGTCTTACGAGAAGCTCGTCGACCAGGTGTCCACACAG AAGGCGGACGTGGTCGTCGGCGACGTGACGATCACGGCGAGCAGGATGGAGGAGGTGGACTTCACGATGCCGTTCACGGAATCGGGGTGGTcgatggtggtggcggtgcagAAGGAGACGAGCACGAGCATGTGGATCTTCCTGCAGCCGCTCACCACCAGCCTCTGGCTCACCAGCCTCGCCTTCTTCTGCTTCACCGGCTTCGTCGTCTGGGTGATCGAGCACCGGATCAACGACGAGTTCCGCGGCACGCCATGGCAGCAGTTCGGCCTCATCTTCTACTTCGCCTTCTCCACCCTCGTCTTCTCACACA AGGAGAAGCTGGAGAGCAACCTGTCGAGGTTCGTGGTGATCATATGGGTGTTCGTGGTGCTGATCCTGACGTCGAGCTACACGGCGAGCCTGACGTCGATGCTGACCGTCCAGAAGCTGCAGCCGACGGTGACCGACGTGAGGGAGCTCCTGAGGCGCGGCGACTACATCGGGTACCAGGAGGGCACCTTCATCGTGCCGCTGCTCGAGAAGATGGGCTTcgaggggaggatgaggagCTACAGCACGGCGGACCAGTACGCCGACGCGCTGTCCAAAGGCTCGGCcaacggcggcgtcgccgccatcTTCGACGAGATCCCCTACCTGAAGCTCTTCTTGTCGCAGTACTGCGACGGCTTCACCATGGTCGGCCCCATCTACAAGACCGACGGCTTCGGATTC GTGTTCCCGAGAGGGTCGCCGATGGTGGCGGACGTGTCGCGGGCGATCCTGACGCTGGCGGAGACGGAGAAGATGGCGCAGATCGAGAAGAAGTGGTTCGGCGAGCCGGGCGCGTGCCAGAGCCAGGGCAGCGCCGTCGGCTCGTCCAACCTCAGCTTCCGGAGCTTCGGTGGTCTCTTCCTCATCACCGGCGTGGTGTCCACCGCCATGCTCCTCATCTACCTCGCCACCTTCTTCTACCGCGAGCGCGAGAAGCtccgcgcggcggaggccgccgccatctccggcgCCTCCGGCTCCGGGAGCCCGTCGATCCGGCGGCTGCGCGCGTGGGCGCGGCACTACGACCAGAGGGACCCCAAGTCCCGCACGTTCAAGAGATCCATCGACGAGTCCGTCAGGAACGGCAGCGAGTACGGCAACCGGACGCCGAGGTGGGGCGACGAGAGCCCGTTCAAcggcgctggcgccggcggcgacgccggccggATCCCGGaggacgccgtcgtcggcatGAGCCCGTTCAGCGTCAGCGTCTCCACCAGCTCGGAGAGGAACAACAACGCCgtttctcctcctccgacgcCGGGTGACATGCCGGCGTCGGAGTTCGACGGCTCGTTCGAGCGGGGGGCGGTGGCGGGAACATCTCAACCGCGGTAG